In Planctomycetota bacterium, a single window of DNA contains:
- a CDS encoding peptidoglycan recognition family protein, producing the protein MARNTSKSKRGTRGAGKARASVASRSLSSRTRVVWGALLASMTVVGGGLVMLDTGERSTGEGFSLPPLAVMASAGGLESILSTPTPIESGRWQAIVIHDSGTLSGSPESLDEQARRLGLRGLGYHFVLGNGSGLRDGQVHVGGRWLRQNPGAHAAGKNADWLNRNAIGICVVGDGERATFTEAQRVRLAQLVEMLMRECQIPADRVYLHREVASTPSPGKFFPEASFRQAIAGVR; encoded by the coding sequence GTGGCCAGGAACACGTCGAAGTCGAAGCGCGGCACGCGGGGCGCGGGCAAGGCCCGGGCTTCGGTGGCGTCGCGCTCCCTCTCGTCGCGCACGCGGGTTGTCTGGGGCGCACTGCTCGCCTCGATGACGGTCGTGGGCGGCGGGCTGGTGATGCTCGACACGGGTGAACGCTCGACCGGCGAGGGCTTCTCCCTCCCGCCGCTGGCCGTCATGGCGAGCGCGGGCGGGCTCGAGTCCATCCTCTCGACGCCGACGCCGATCGAGAGCGGACGCTGGCAGGCGATCGTGATCCACGACAGCGGGACGCTCTCGGGAAGCCCGGAGAGCCTCGACGAGCAGGCACGCCGTCTGGGCCTGCGCGGCCTGGGGTACCACTTCGTGCTGGGCAACGGCTCGGGCCTGCGCGACGGGCAGGTGCACGTGGGCGGACGCTGGCTTCGCCAGAACCCCGGGGCGCACGCCGCGGGCAAGAACGCGGATTGGCTGAACCGCAACGCGATCGGGATCTGCGTCGTGGGCGACGGGGAGCGGGCGACATTCACCGAGGCCCAGCGGGTGCGGCTTGCGCAGCTCGTCGAGATGCTGATGCGCGAGTGCCAGATCCCCGCGGACCGCGTGTATCTCCATCGCGAAGTCGCCTCGACGCCCAGCCCCGGGAAGTTCTTCCCCGAGGCGTCGTTCCGCCAGGCCATCGCCGGCGTGCGGTAG
- a CDS encoding LysR family transcriptional regulator: MELTPLRYFSAIAAAGHMTRAARELGVTQPALSAVVRKLEAEVGAPLLERTSKGVQLTEAGRLFLHSAQQALRAVEEGRESVRELLGLQRGVVRVGGGATAVTYLLPPVIGALRRAHPGLRFFIREAGSAGVAQAVLSGELELGVVTLPLPPGVESDLLVDPLVEDELRLIVPPGHRHAKQVGRARRAATFRWEDLRGEPVVAFAAGAAVRDLIDRAAARAGVTLDVAVEVRSIEAVKAMVGAGIGIGFVSRLALREGEGLACRDDRLSRTLALVRRRARALGPAASEFARALRARKATEK, from the coding sequence ATGGAACTCACCCCGCTCCGGTACTTCTCGGCCATCGCCGCGGCCGGGCACATGACGCGGGCCGCGCGCGAGCTCGGCGTCACGCAGCCGGCCCTCTCCGCCGTCGTCCGCAAGCTCGAAGCCGAGGTCGGCGCCCCGCTGCTCGAGCGCACGAGCAAGGGCGTGCAGCTCACCGAGGCCGGACGCCTGTTCCTCCACAGCGCGCAGCAGGCCCTCCGCGCGGTCGAGGAAGGGCGCGAGTCCGTGCGCGAACTGCTCGGGCTGCAGCGCGGCGTCGTGCGCGTCGGCGGCGGCGCGACCGCGGTAACGTACCTGCTCCCGCCCGTGATCGGGGCGCTGCGGCGCGCGCACCCGGGGCTGCGGTTCTTCATCCGCGAGGCCGGCAGCGCGGGCGTGGCACAGGCCGTGCTGTCGGGCGAACTCGAGCTGGGCGTTGTCACACTCCCGCTCCCGCCGGGCGTGGAGAGCGACCTGCTCGTCGACCCGCTGGTCGAAGACGAACTGCGGCTCATCGTGCCGCCCGGTCACCGCCACGCGAAGCAGGTCGGGCGCGCGCGGCGTGCCGCGACGTTCCGCTGGGAAGACCTGCGGGGCGAGCCGGTGGTCGCGTTCGCCGCGGGCGCGGCGGTGCGCGATCTCATCGACCGGGCCGCCGCCCGCGCGGGCGTCACGCTGGATGTGGCCGTGGAGGTGCGCTCGATCGAGGCCGTCAAGGCCATGGTGGGCGCGGGCATCGGCATCGGCTTCGTGAGCCGCCTCGCGCTGCGCGAGGGCGAGGGGCTGGCCTGCCGCGATGATCGGCTGTCGCGCACGCTCGCGCTCGTGCGGCGACGCGCCCGCGCGCTCGGGCCCGCGGCCTCGGAGTTCGCCCGCGCCCTGCGCGCACGCAAGGCCACCGAGAAGTAA
- a CDS encoding serine/threonine-protein kinase, with amino-acid sequence MSDELVHYKANDEVEGLRILTELGQGAASVVYLAQDPRNKQIWALKHVHRGSSKDDRFLQQAMYEYKIASQLDHPNIRKIVRLEKKTRMFVHVTDVFLVMEMLDGVSMDRKSPKNFDDAVTIFIQAADALGHMHARGFAHADMKPNNILVVPTPQGPMAKIIDLGQSCPLGTVKERIQGTPDYIAPEQVHRRAITERTDVYNLGATMYYTLTGKAVPNALSTKPDALVSRLDDALIPRAPAASSLNSAIPARLNELIMHCVEVNPDDRPQSMSYVKDKLELILGQLRYRNEQSDAAARANSASSAGLPVTRGGSAGGVRVDADRADGAA; translated from the coding sequence ATGTCGGACGAACTCGTCCATTACAAGGCCAACGACGAGGTGGAGGGTCTTCGGATCCTCACCGAGCTCGGGCAGGGGGCGGCGTCGGTCGTGTACCTGGCGCAGGACCCGCGGAACAAGCAGATCTGGGCGCTGAAGCACGTGCATCGGGGGAGCTCGAAGGACGACCGCTTCCTGCAGCAGGCGATGTACGAGTACAAGATCGCCAGCCAGCTCGACCACCCCAACATCCGCAAGATCGTGCGCCTCGAGAAGAAGACGCGGATGTTCGTGCACGTGACGGACGTGTTCCTGGTGATGGAAATGCTCGACGGGGTCTCGATGGACCGCAAGTCGCCGAAGAACTTCGACGACGCCGTCACGATCTTCATCCAGGCGGCCGACGCGCTGGGGCACATGCACGCGCGGGGGTTCGCGCACGCGGACATGAAGCCGAACAACATCCTGGTGGTGCCCACGCCCCAGGGCCCGATGGCGAAGATCATCGACCTCGGCCAGTCGTGCCCGCTCGGCACGGTGAAGGAGCGGATCCAGGGCACGCCGGACTACATCGCCCCCGAGCAGGTGCACCGGCGCGCGATCACCGAGCGGACCGACGTGTACAACCTGGGCGCGACGATGTACTACACGCTCACGGGCAAGGCGGTGCCCAACGCGCTCTCGACCAAGCCCGACGCGCTCGTGAGCCGCCTCGACGACGCCCTGATCCCCAGGGCCCCGGCGGCGTCCAGCCTGAACTCAGCGATCCCCGCGCGCCTCAACGAACTCATCATGCACTGCGTCGAGGTGAACCCCGACGATCGCCCGCAGAGCATGTCGTACGTCAAGGACAAGCTCGAACTCATCCTCGGGCAGTTGCGGTACCGCAACGAGCAGTCGGACGCCGCCGCCCGGGCGAACAGCGCCTCCTCCGCGGGGCTGCCCGTGACGCGGGGCGGGTCGGCGGGCGGCGTGCGCGTCGACGCGGACCGCGCGGACGGGGCGGCGTAA
- a CDS encoding glycosyltransferase family 2 protein translates to MKLAVVIPVYNELRWLRPGIDRLLATAPPAPPGGSPVERTVILVDDGSTDGTRDQVRELGASGRVVAVLHDANRGKGAALRTGFARALDLGADIILVHDADLEYDPRDHAAALAPILDGRADAVVGSRFIGHTHRVLYYWHYLANRFITTCCNAVTNLNLTDVECCTKAFTAPALRAMTLTEERFGIEIEMVAKVAQVRLARADEPQSPPRRARVYEVAVSYDGRTYEEGKKIGWQDGVAALWCILKHGL, encoded by the coding sequence GTGAAGCTCGCTGTCGTCATCCCCGTCTACAACGAACTCCGGTGGCTCCGCCCGGGAATCGACCGGCTCCTTGCCACCGCACCCCCCGCCCCTCCCGGCGGCTCGCCCGTCGAACGCACCGTCATCCTCGTCGACGACGGCTCCACCGACGGCACGCGCGACCAGGTCCGCGAACTCGGCGCGAGCGGACGCGTTGTCGCCGTCCTCCACGACGCCAACCGCGGCAAGGGCGCCGCCCTCCGCACCGGCTTCGCCCGCGCGCTCGACCTCGGCGCAGACATCATCCTCGTGCACGACGCCGACCTCGAGTACGACCCGCGCGACCACGCCGCGGCGTTGGCCCCGATCCTCGACGGCCGCGCCGACGCCGTCGTCGGCTCGCGCTTCATCGGGCACACTCACCGCGTCCTCTACTACTGGCATTACCTGGCGAACCGGTTCATCACGACGTGCTGCAACGCCGTCACGAACCTGAACCTCACCGACGTCGAGTGCTGCACGAAGGCGTTCACCGCCCCGGCCCTCCGCGCCATGACGCTCACCGAAGAACGCTTCGGCATCGAGATCGAGATGGTCGCGAAGGTCGCGCAGGTGCGCCTGGCGCGTGCCGACGAGCCGCAGTCACCCCCCCGACGCGCCCGCGTGTACGAGGTCGCCGTCTCCTACGACGGACGCACGTACGAAGAAGGCAAGAAGATCGGCTGGCAGGACGGCGTCGCGGCCCTGTGGTGCATCCTCAAGCACGGGCTGTAA
- a CDS encoding prepilin-type N-terminal cleavage/methylation domain-containing protein codes for MRSKGGPRAFTLIELLVVIAIIALLIGILLPALGNARSTARMIKCAANNRSVLQGVIAYSTDAKQYYPPHYVYGSDDSTTNWQFEQQLLSNPNPSTGYVHWSYALFNTGAVNEDSFKCPSMPRGGAPATNPGPDQANWEPEQVNDLGQGAGASTPTDRQVKRIAYTGNAAIFPRNKFSTAFGGARKNKLVKDSDINNASNVILVTEFTPDKDYRAIQTGGLFKSHRPVTPFYGISSGVDVYNEPLGASAFPRFVYPLLDEILPVADVPEGAIDGGTNTTLNAVARHHPGSKNAKGGQANFGYVDGHVEQSNIETTIEKRKWGDRFWSLTGDNRVNTQPR; via the coding sequence ATGCGAAGCAAGGGCGGCCCGCGTGCCTTCACCCTGATCGAGCTGCTGGTCGTGATCGCGATCATTGCGCTGCTGATCGGGATTCTGTTGCCCGCGCTGGGGAACGCGCGGTCGACGGCGCGGATGATCAAGTGCGCCGCGAACAACCGCAGCGTGCTGCAGGGCGTGATCGCGTACTCGACGGACGCGAAGCAGTACTACCCGCCGCACTATGTGTACGGGTCGGACGACAGCACGACGAACTGGCAGTTCGAGCAGCAGTTGCTGAGCAACCCGAACCCGTCGACGGGGTACGTGCACTGGTCGTACGCGTTGTTCAACACGGGCGCGGTGAACGAGGACTCGTTCAAGTGCCCGTCGATGCCGCGGGGCGGGGCGCCGGCGACGAACCCGGGGCCCGACCAGGCGAACTGGGAGCCCGAGCAGGTGAACGACCTGGGCCAGGGGGCCGGGGCCTCGACGCCGACGGACCGGCAGGTGAAGCGGATCGCGTACACGGGGAACGCGGCGATCTTCCCGCGCAACAAGTTCTCGACGGCGTTCGGCGGCGCCCGCAAGAACAAGCTGGTGAAGGACTCGGACATCAACAACGCGTCGAACGTGATCCTGGTGACGGAGTTCACGCCCGACAAGGACTACCGGGCGATCCAGACGGGCGGGCTGTTCAAGAGCCACCGCCCGGTGACGCCTTTCTACGGCATCTCGTCGGGCGTGGACGTGTACAACGAGCCGCTGGGCGCGAGCGCGTTCCCGCGCTTCGTGTACCCGCTGCTGGACGAGATCCTGCCGGTGGCCGATGTGCCCGAAGGCGCGATCGACGGCGGGACGAACACGACGCTGAACGCGGTGGCCCGTCACCACCCGGGCTCCAAGAACGCGAAGGGCGGACAGGCGAACTTCGGGTACGTGGACGGGCACGTGGAGCAGTCGAACATTGAAACGACGATCGAGAAGCGCAAGTGGGGCGACCGGTTCTGGAGCCTGACGGGCGACAACCGGGTGAACACGCAACCGCGCTAA